In Helicobacter bilis, a genomic segment contains:
- a CDS encoding glycosyltransferase, with the protein MTSYFEGLPMALIEAMSYGLPIVAYDIGTIRDCFAPNPEIKNGVAYHKNGILVPDGDENLLCEAMRELLSNEAMRLEMGRQSLILAKERFSKEVIMQEWQDLLTALKR; encoded by the coding sequence ATGACAAGCTATTTTGAGGGCTTACCTATGGCTTTAATAGAAGCAATGAGCTATGGACTACCTATTGTGGCTTATGATATAGGCACGATTAGAGATTGCTTTGCTCCAAATCCAGAGATAAAAAATGGTGTAGCCTATCATAAAAATGGAATCCTTGTGCCAGATGGAGATGAGAATCTTTTATGCGAAGCGATGAGAGAACTTCTAAGTAATGAAGCCATGCGATTAGAAATGGGTAGGCAAAGCCTTATTCTAGCAAAAGAGAGATTTAGTAAAGAAGTCATCATGCAAGAATGGCAAGATTTACTTACTGCGTTGAAGCGATAG
- a CDS encoding TolC family protein translates to MIRKIAMSICCIFACMHAEPISNSTFTATPQNTTLQNNMQENEITLRLENVLRNDSGGLSLKELLNSANNNYALQAQDLLARQADKDHLVQIMALIPTLDAKYNFNHSSASVPMSYTTQNAQLAFNMKLDYADYNAIREKGATATKASYDSKYTKQSIYLQVVQQYYTYFSNESKLLTLEQKLEQINSDVDRVQKLYNQGLKTIADLESLKSQAALTQYQIDDAKLALEQSKLMLEYLTNTKIESLKRVQIESPSFKLQDRDDIKSLEYQVQAQKYLNKQLHYFPVLNIQDSYTYNIQIPDFAKGLINSGTLPPSFLMSYADHQNTFSVVVSYGLFAKIGQSMQKQSFRLAQLATEKNLAYKKNEQKKDEELYRKAIEVAQNQIKSAKASLISANLSYDNMKKRYDANLVTFTEYLQALSTKYDAESTFIQALNNYEIQKANYIFYSGQELEQYIQ, encoded by the coding sequence GTGATTAGAAAAATCGCAATGAGTATCTGCTGCATATTTGCATGTATGCACGCAGAACCTATAAGTAATAGCACATTTACCGCAACACCACAAAATACAACATTACAAAACAATATGCAAGAAAATGAAATCACCTTGCGTTTAGAGAATGTTTTACGCAATGATTCTGGTGGATTAAGCCTTAAGGAACTACTCAATAGTGCAAATAATAACTATGCCCTGCAAGCCCAAGACTTACTTGCTAGACAAGCCGATAAAGACCATTTAGTGCAAATCATGGCATTAATCCCAACGCTTGATGCAAAATACAACTTCAATCATTCAAGTGCGAGTGTGCCAATGAGCTACACCACGCAAAATGCACAACTTGCGTTTAACATGAAGCTTGATTATGCTGATTATAATGCCATTAGAGAAAAGGGTGCAACTGCAACAAAAGCAAGCTATGATAGCAAATACACAAAACAGAGCATTTATCTGCAAGTTGTGCAACAATACTATACTTATTTTAGCAATGAATCAAAGCTTTTAACGCTAGAGCAAAAGCTAGAGCAAATAAACTCCGATGTAGATAGAGTGCAAAAGCTTTATAATCAAGGCTTAAAAACCATCGCCGATTTAGAATCACTCAAATCACAAGCAGCATTAACACAATATCAAATCGATGATGCAAAGCTTGCCTTAGAGCAAAGCAAACTCATGTTAGAGTATCTCACAAACACAAAGATAGAATCTCTAAAACGCGTGCAGATAGAATCCCCTAGCTTCAAACTCCAAGATAGAGATGATATTAAATCGCTTGAATATCAAGTGCAAGCACAAAAATATTTAAATAAGCAATTACATTATTTTCCTGTGCTAAATATCCAAGATAGCTATACTTACAATATTCAGATTCCAGACTTTGCAAAAGGGCTAATAAACAGCGGGACTTTACCGCCAAGCTTTCTTATGTCGTATGCTGACCATCAAAATACATTTAGCGTTGTGGTGAGTTATGGCTTATTTGCAAAGATAGGGCAGAGTATGCAAAAGCAGTCATTTCGCCTAGCCCAACTTGCAACAGAAAAGAATCTTGCTTACAAAAAAAATGAGCAAAAAAAAGATGAAGAGCTATACAGAAAAGCCATTGAAGTCGCACAAAATCAAATAAAAAGCGCAAAAGCAAGTCTTATATCCGCAAATCTCTCTTATGACAACATGAAAAAGCGATATGATGCAAACCTAGTTACTTTTACAGAATACTTACAGGCTTTAAGCACAAAATATGATGCAGAATCTACTTTCATTCAAGCTTTGAATAACTATGAGATTCAAAAAGCAAACTATATCTTTTATAGCGGACAAGAGCTAGAGCAGTATATCCAATAG
- a CDS encoding glycosyltransferase, which translates to MRILFTLHNVACKGGSERVVINLCNALCEIKGYEISIVSYYTDTSEKEPYAYPINPKVSVSYLHNFDDIHKGYRGLKRILWRWIKPLVINYRMNRYKDYDIIIESDFAFFYPRFRVKNTKYIKIVHSVIKKWKKKNNLFDCIVFLNEQELLKWQRSGKHVVKIPNFIPILPFEDTLPKVLESVMKKDDIDSNLHALIKSHYESLLNKSFYNDTQSFIIARSILKAWKLQNLDSINCTLNSAAHPNLARNLESCHVERSETSSIGSKQSLDSINTDSKQDFSPMAQNDNILESQPFGRVQGVGVQDNENLESTKTTDSINSTNQTIQNLESNNPHTKHKLIAVGRMDAVNNHKGFPRLIDAYSKIAHKFPSWQLEIIGQDQGQKALLEKQILDLQMKDYILLKPFTSDMESVYLNADIFVMSSHTESMPMVLIEAASYGLPIVAYDIGTIRDCFHDNGILVKDNDEKAFCKALSTLMENEEKRIIMGQNGIKLAKDTFSKERILKQWLELFQSLTHIKS; encoded by the coding sequence ATGCGGATTCTATTTACACTTCATAATGTTGCATGCAAAGGTGGGAGTGAGAGAGTTGTTATTAATCTTTGTAATGCTCTTTGTGAGATTAAGGGCTATGAAATAAGCATTGTCTCATACTATACCGATACAAGTGAAAAAGAGCCTTATGCCTATCCTATTAATCCAAAAGTAAGCGTAAGCTATCTACATAACTTTGATGATATACATAAGGGTTATCGCGGATTAAAGCGGATTTTATGGCGTTGGATAAAGCCTTTAGTGATTAATTATCGTATGAATAGATACAAGGATTATGATATTATTATAGAATCTGATTTTGCTTTTTTCTATCCACGATTTAGAGTTAAAAACACAAAATATATTAAAATCGTGCATTCTGTGATTAAAAAATGGAAAAAGAAAAATAATCTATTTGACTGCATTGTATTTTTAAACGAACAAGAATTGCTAAAATGGCAAAGAAGCGGTAAGCATGTTGTAAAAATACCAAATTTTATTCCTATCCTGCCTTTTGAAGATACATTGCCTAAAGTTTTAGAATCTGTTATGAAAAAAGATGATATAGATAGTAACCTGCATGCTTTAATAAAATCACATTATGAAAGTCTATTAAATAAATCTTTCTATAACGACACACAAAGTTTTATTATAGCAAGGTCTATATTAAAAGCATGGAAATTACAGAATCTAGATTCTATAAATTGCACCCTAAACTCCGCAGCCCACCCAAATTTGGCTAGGAATCTAGAATCTTGTCATGTTGAGCGTAGCGAAACATCTAGCATAGGATCTAAACAAAGCCTAGATTCTATAAACACAGATTCTAAACAAGATTTTTCGCCTATGGCTCAAAATGACAACATTCTAGAATCTCAACCATTTGGGCGGGTGCAGGGCGTAGGGGTGCAAGATAATGAGAATTTAGAATCTACTAAAACTACAGATTCCATAAATAGCACAAACCAAACAATACAGAATCTAGAATCTAACAACCCTCACACCAAACACAAACTCATAGCCGTTGGACGCATGGATGCAGTAAATAATCATAAAGGATTCCCACGATTAATTGATGCGTATAGTAAAATCGCACATAAATTCCCCTCATGGCAATTAGAGATTATAGGGCAAGACCAAGGACAAAAGGCTTTATTAGAAAAGCAGATTCTAGACTTACAAATGAAAGATTATATCCTTTTAAAACCTTTTACTAGCGATATGGAATCTGTGTATTTAAACGCCGATATTTTTGTAATGAGTAGTCATACAGAATCTATGCCTATGGTTTTAATCGAAGCGGCAAGCTATGGACTACCTATTGTGGCTTATGATATAGGCACGATTAGAGACTGCTTTCATGATAATGGAATCTTAGTAAAAGATAATGATGAAAAAGCATTTTGCAAAGCCTTAAGCACTCTTATGGAAAATGAAGAAAAACGCATAATCATGGGGCAAAATGGCATAAAACTCGCAAAAGATACTTTTTCAAAAGAGAGGATTTTAAAGCAGTGGTTAGAATTATTTCAAAGTCTTACTCACATAAAAAGCTAA
- a CDS encoding glycosyltransferase: MKIVLSIRNLAATSGVERVVVNLASALCDLGHEVEIACYYKDEQDRISTFPVDPRVKISYIYPYPDNHTQDKGLRKVLWKWFRHLIVNLAINAKYTDADIFIESDFFLLFPYIKRKNMKYIRIIHVEIAKWKRKNNLFDKVVVLSSSEYAKWQHKSNKLIRIFNFIPMPFDTKLPQILHTDSNPYESIENLLNAKKTLLAHNMQTHKDTPQSTPDSKTCKIIAVGQMQSHQKGFPRMVSAYSKIAREFPNCTLEITGKGHKESPMNDTIKELGLQDYIKLNAFHNKYRICIFARRYLCDDKLF; the protein is encoded by the coding sequence ATGAAAATTGTTTTAAGTATAAGAAATCTTGCCGCAACAAGTGGGGTAGAACGCGTAGTTGTGAATCTTGCAAGTGCTTTGTGTGATTTAGGACATGAAGTAGAGATTGCATGTTATTATAAAGACGAACAAGACAGAATATCTACTTTTCCCGTTGATCCTCGTGTAAAGATTAGCTATATTTATCCATATCCAGATAATCATACGCAAGATAAAGGCTTAAGAAAAGTATTGTGGAAGTGGTTTCGACATCTTATTGTAAATCTTGCTATTAATGCAAAATATACTGATGCAGATATCTTTATAGAATCTGATTTTTTTCTTTTATTCCCCTATATCAAACGCAAAAATATGAAATATATTAGAATCATTCATGTAGAAATAGCAAAGTGGAAAAGAAAAAATAATCTATTTGATAAAGTCGTTGTGTTAAGTTCTAGCGAATATGCAAAATGGCAACACAAATCAAACAAACTTATTAGAATCTTTAATTTCATTCCCATGCCTTTTGATACAAAACTGCCACAGATTCTCCACACAGATTCTAATCCTTATGAGAGTATAGAAAATTTACTCAATGCAAAAAAGACTCTACTAGCACATAATATGCAAACACATAAAGACACTCCGCAAAGCACACCAGATTCTAAAACTTGCAAGATAATCGCAGTAGGGCAAATGCAATCGCACCAAAAAGGATTTCCACGCATGGTAAGTGCATATAGCAAAATCGCTAGAGAGTTTCCTAACTGCACGCTTGAAATCACAGGCAAGGGACATAAAGAAAGCCCTATGAATGATACGATAAAAGAGCTTGGCTTACAAGATTATATCAAACTAAACGCTTTCCACAACAAATATAGAATCTGTATATTTGCAAGGCGATATTTATGCGATGACAAGCTATTTTGA